The Mycolicibacterium flavescens genome has a segment encoding these proteins:
- a CDS encoding PAP2 superfamily protein — protein sequence MSAVDESSVASQRAPETAQTRDRRLKYVRRIAVAIWAAVIVYRTVTEGFAFNRELVLLYIATGLLAASIGQVRRMLYVIRDWLPFALILLAYDLSRGAADMIGRPTLWDWPVEADRWLFFGTVPTVWLQEQLKQGQPPWWEVVLSCVYMSFFILPYVVAGVLWLRDRAEWKAFVRLFVGLNFAGLAIYALVPAAPPWAAARCTPADVEGGPAFAPCMFRSAREVPDGGVLGAMQSSQDGANPWIERIVGRGWGNLNMHTASALLDAGQASVNLVAAIPSLHAGMTAAVAAFLWHRVHGAWRPVLAAYVLLMAFTLVYTAEHYVIDILLGWALAAAVIVVLHRYGKWRRARASRAVGRSVEMVPFYERPDAPEPSAEPDPPVAPTPVAKPAPVAKPEPVGKPEPRRRDVVAELDSR from the coding sequence GTGTCTGCGGTCGACGAGTCGTCAGTTGCGTCGCAGCGCGCCCCCGAGACAGCCCAGACGCGGGACCGCCGGCTCAAGTACGTGCGCAGGATCGCCGTCGCGATATGGGCTGCGGTCATCGTGTACCGCACAGTCACCGAGGGTTTCGCCTTCAACCGTGAGCTGGTGCTGCTCTACATCGCCACCGGCCTGCTGGCTGCGAGCATCGGTCAGGTCCGCCGCATGCTCTATGTCATTCGCGACTGGCTTCCGTTCGCGCTGATCCTGCTCGCCTACGACCTGAGCAGGGGCGCCGCGGACATGATCGGGCGACCGACGCTGTGGGACTGGCCCGTCGAGGCCGATCGCTGGCTTTTCTTCGGCACCGTGCCGACCGTGTGGCTTCAGGAGCAGCTCAAACAGGGACAACCACCGTGGTGGGAAGTCGTCCTGAGCTGCGTCTACATGTCGTTCTTCATCCTGCCGTACGTGGTGGCCGGGGTGCTGTGGCTGCGTGATCGCGCGGAGTGGAAGGCGTTTGTGCGCCTGTTCGTCGGCTTGAACTTCGCGGGCTTGGCCATCTACGCGCTGGTTCCGGCCGCGCCACCGTGGGCCGCGGCCCGCTGCACCCCTGCCGACGTCGAGGGCGGACCGGCGTTCGCGCCCTGCATGTTCCGCTCGGCGCGTGAAGTGCCCGACGGCGGTGTGCTCGGGGCGATGCAATCCAGTCAGGACGGGGCGAATCCGTGGATCGAGCGGATTGTCGGACGCGGCTGGGGCAACCTGAACATGCATACCGCCAGCGCGCTGCTCGATGCCGGCCAGGCCAGTGTCAACCTGGTGGCGGCGATACCGTCCCTGCACGCCGGCATGACGGCAGCGGTCGCGGCCTTCCTGTGGCATCGCGTGCACGGAGCGTGGCGTCCAGTGCTCGCGGCTTATGTGCTCCTGATGGCTTTCACGCTGGTGTACACCGCCGAGCACTACGTCATCGACATCCTGCTCGGCTGGGCGCTGGCCGCCGCGGTCATCGTCGTCCTCCACCGTTACGGGAAGTGGCGACGAGCGAGGGCGTCGCGCGCTGTGGGGCGCTCCGTCGAGATGGTTCCGTTCTACGAGCGACCGGACGCCCCCGAGCCGTCGGCCGAGCCCGACCCGCCGGTAGCACCGACGCCCGTTGCGAAACCGGCGCCCGTTGCCAAACCGGAGCCCGTTGGGAAACCGGAGCCGCGCCGCCGAGACGTCGTCGCCGAACTCGACAGCCGCTGA
- the nfo gene encoding endonuclease IV, which translates to MLIGSHVHGDDPLAAAEADGADVVQFFLGNPQSWKKPKPRDDAETLKASSVPLYVHAPYLINVASANNRVRIPSRKILQDTCDAASEINATAVIVHGGHADDKDWEAGFERWVKALDYLETDVPVYLENTAGGDHAMARHFDVIARLWDHIGDKEIGFCLDTCHAWAAGEKLIDAVDRIKAITGRIDLVHCNDSRDAAGSGADRHANFGTGQIDPQLLVAVVQAAGAPVICETADEGRKDDIAFLREHITT; encoded by the coding sequence GTGCTCATCGGTTCGCACGTCCACGGTGACGACCCCCTGGCCGCGGCGGAAGCTGACGGCGCCGACGTGGTGCAGTTCTTCCTCGGCAACCCGCAGAGCTGGAAGAAACCCAAACCGCGAGACGACGCCGAGACGCTCAAGGCGTCCAGCGTCCCCCTCTACGTCCACGCGCCGTACCTGATCAACGTCGCGTCGGCCAACAACCGGGTGCGTATCCCGTCGCGCAAGATCCTGCAGGACACCTGCGACGCGGCGTCGGAGATCAACGCGACGGCGGTCATCGTGCACGGCGGTCACGCCGACGACAAAGACTGGGAAGCCGGTTTCGAACGCTGGGTCAAGGCGTTGGATTACCTCGAAACCGATGTGCCCGTCTATCTGGAGAACACCGCGGGCGGCGACCACGCGATGGCCCGCCACTTCGACGTCATCGCCCGGTTGTGGGACCACATCGGCGACAAGGAAATCGGCTTCTGCCTGGACACCTGCCACGCGTGGGCCGCAGGGGAGAAGCTGATCGACGCCGTCGACCGGATCAAAGCCATCACCGGACGCATCGATTTGGTGCACTGCAACGACTCGCGCGATGCGGCCGGGTCGGGCGCCGACCGGCACGCCAACTTCGGCACCGGCCAGATCGATCCGCAGTTGCTGGTCGCGGTGGTGCAGGCCGCGGGCGCACCCGTCATCTGCGAAACCGCAGACGAGGGTCGCAAAGACGACATCGCCTTCCTGCGCGAGCACATCACGACCTGA
- a CDS encoding ribonuclease BN, which produces MRQAGRLIARTVNDTLRDRVPGLAAEVALFSLISLPSLLIAVLGSLGFIAEALGPEGTARLHRLLLEVPNSFLAERTFESYRRVVEAGLMQSRGSVISIGIVLSLWTGSRAVNRYLETITIAYGVEPRPAWRRRLLALGLTAGGLLGAVAILPPLVLGPDLVAWVTPDPLTESTLRALDLLFWPGVALLILVGLVTLYHLGVPWRLPWRRDIPGAVLAMVLWLVASAGLRAYLTVSARDDAVYSQLAVPIAVVLWLYITAFAVLLGAEFNAEIEKMWPHEKYPWRLRRRRRAS; this is translated from the coding sequence GTGCGGCAGGCAGGCCGGCTGATCGCCCGCACCGTCAACGACACGCTGCGTGACCGCGTACCGGGCTTGGCCGCCGAGGTCGCGCTGTTCTCCCTGATCTCGCTGCCGTCGCTGTTGATTGCTGTCCTCGGCTCGCTCGGGTTCATCGCCGAAGCGCTCGGCCCTGAAGGCACCGCGCGACTACATCGGCTGCTGCTCGAGGTGCCCAACTCCTTCCTTGCCGAGCGAACCTTCGAGTCGTATCGGCGCGTGGTCGAGGCGGGGCTCATGCAATCGCGCGGAAGCGTGATCTCCATCGGAATTGTGCTGAGCCTGTGGACGGGTTCACGGGCGGTCAATCGGTACCTGGAGACGATCACGATCGCCTACGGTGTCGAGCCCAGGCCTGCTTGGCGACGACGGCTGCTTGCGTTGGGGCTGACCGCAGGCGGGCTACTCGGCGCAGTGGCGATTCTGCCGCCCCTTGTCCTCGGGCCTGACCTCGTGGCGTGGGTGACGCCCGACCCGCTGACCGAAAGTACTTTGCGCGCACTGGATCTGCTGTTCTGGCCAGGGGTGGCGCTGCTGATCCTCGTCGGACTGGTCACGCTGTATCACCTCGGTGTGCCGTGGCGATTGCCCTGGCGCCGGGACATTCCCGGGGCGGTGCTGGCGATGGTCCTGTGGCTGGTGGCATCGGCGGGCCTTCGCGCGTACCTGACGGTCAGCGCGCGTGACGACGCCGTATACAGCCAGCTCGCCGTGCCGATCGCCGTCGTCCTGTGGCTCTACATCACGGCTTTCGCGGTGTTGCTCGGCGCGGAGTTCAACGCCGAGATCGAAAAGATGTGGCCGCACGAGAAGTATCCGTGGCGGCTGCGCCGGCGACGACGAGCAAGCTAG
- the yrbG gene encoding CaCA family Na(+)/Ca(+) antiporter, translating to MLANFAWFLAGLSALIVGAEVMVRGGAEVAVRLGISPIVIGLTVVSIGTSMPELAVGVVAAGEGSGALAVGNIAGTNVVNVLLILGLSAALVPLTLQMRTIRFELPIMGVAALLLLVLAADGVLTRLDGAILVVCAVVYTAAVIWSARRESHAVAVEFAAELAAEYATEEVGSATTKRRRTSTSAAMTLGGIAVVVLGADWLVDGAVGMARQFGVSDALIGLTVVAIGTSAPELVTTMISTLRGDRDIAIGNLIGSSIYNILLILGVTCLVPAQGLNLPSSLVTIDLPIMVIVALACIPIFITGRRVSRAEGVAMVTAYVGYLCFLLATQT from the coding sequence ATGCTGGCGAACTTCGCCTGGTTCCTCGCTGGGCTGAGCGCATTGATCGTCGGCGCCGAGGTGATGGTCCGAGGCGGAGCCGAGGTCGCTGTGCGACTGGGAATCAGCCCGATCGTCATCGGGCTGACGGTGGTCTCGATCGGGACCAGCATGCCGGAATTGGCGGTCGGTGTGGTCGCGGCGGGGGAGGGCAGCGGCGCGCTGGCGGTCGGCAACATCGCCGGCACCAACGTGGTCAACGTGCTGCTCATCCTCGGTCTCAGCGCTGCGCTGGTGCCGCTGACGTTGCAGATGCGCACCATCCGGTTCGAACTGCCGATCATGGGTGTCGCGGCGCTGCTGCTGTTGGTGCTGGCCGCCGATGGCGTGCTGACCCGACTCGACGGCGCCATCCTGGTCGTGTGTGCGGTCGTCTACACCGCCGCGGTGATCTGGTCGGCTCGACGCGAATCCCACGCCGTCGCCGTCGAATTCGCGGCCGAGTTGGCTGCCGAGTACGCCACCGAAGAGGTCGGCTCGGCGACGACCAAACGGCGGCGGACCTCGACCAGTGCCGCGATGACGCTGGGCGGTATCGCGGTCGTCGTGCTGGGAGCGGATTGGCTTGTCGACGGGGCGGTCGGTATGGCGCGTCAGTTCGGCGTCTCCGACGCGCTGATCGGGCTGACGGTGGTCGCGATCGGCACGTCTGCACCGGAGTTGGTGACCACCATGATCTCCACCTTGCGCGGTGACAGGGACATCGCGATCGGCAATCTGATCGGCAGCAGCATTTACAACATCCTGCTCATCCTCGGCGTGACCTGCCTGGTGCCGGCGCAGGGGTTGAACCTGCCGTCCAGCCTCGTGACGATCGACCTGCCGATCATGGTGATCGTCGCGTTGGCCTGCATCCCGATTTTCATCACTGGGCGGCGCGTCTCGCGCGCCGAGGGCGTGGCGATGGTCACCGCCTACGTGGGCTACTTGTGCTTCCTGCTGGCCACACAGACGTGA
- the rpoC gene encoding DNA-directed RNA polymerase subunit beta' has translation MLDVNFFDELRIGLATADDIRNWSFGEVKKPETINYRTLKPEKDGLFCEKIFGPTRDWECYCGKYKRVRFKGIICERCGVEVTRAKVRRERMGHIELAAPVTHIWYFKGVPSRLGYLLDLAPKDLEKIIYFAAYVITAVDDEMRHNELSTLEAEMAVERKAVEDQRDLDLAERSQKLEADLAELEKEGAKSDVRRKVRDGGEREMRQIRDRAQRELDRLEEIWTTFTKLAPKQLVVDEVLYRELQDRYGEYFTGAMGAEAIKKLIENFDIEAEAEELREVIRSGKGQKKLRALKRLKVVAAFQQSSNSPMGMVLDAVPVIPPELRPMVQLDGGRFATSDLNDLYRRVINRNNRLKRLIDLGAPEIIVNNEKRMLQESVDALFDNGRRGRPVTGPGNRPLKSLSDLLKGKQGRFRQNLLGKRVDYSGRSVIVVGPQLKLHQCGLPKLMALELFKPFVMKRLVDLNHAQNIKSAKRMVERQRPQVWDVLEEVIAEHPVLLNRAPTLHRLGIQAFEPQLVEGKAIQLHPLVCEAFNADFDGDQMAVHLPLSAEAQAEARILMLSSNNILSPASGRPLAMPRLDMVTGLFYLTTMIEGDAGEYTPAAKDQPETGVYSSPAEAIMAMDRGALSVRAKIRVRLTQLRPSADLEAELFPEGWKPGDAWTAETTLGRVMFNELLPHGYPFVNEQMHKKVQARIVNDLAERYPMIVVAQTVDKLKDAGFYWATRSGVTVSMADVLVPPQKQEILDRYEKEADQIEKKYQRGALNHDERNDALVKIWQDATEEVGEALRAHYPKDNPIITIVDSGATGNFTQTRTLAGMKGLVTNPKGEFIPRPIKSSFREGLTVLEYFINTHGARKGLADTALRTADSGYLTRRLVDVSQDVIVRETDCETERGINVTLAELQGSGKDAALVRDQHIETSAYARTLATDAVDKDGNVVVERGHDLGDPAIEALLAAGITEVKVRSVLTCATGTGVCAMCYGRSMATGKLVDIGEAVGIVAAQSIGEPGTQLTMRTFHQGGVGEDITGGLPRVQELFEARIPRNKAPIADVTGRVQLEEGERFYKITIVPDDGGEEVVYDKLSRRQRLKVFKHDDGTERLLADGDHVEVGQQLMEGAADPHEVLRVQGPREVQIHLVKEVQEVYRAQGVSIHDKHIEVIVRQMLRRVTIIDSGSTEFLPGSLTERGEFETENRRVVAEGGEPAAGRPVLMGITKASLATDSWLSAASFQETTRVLTDAAINCRSDKLQGLKENVIIGKLIPAGTGINRYRNIQVQPTEEARAAAYTIPSYEDQYYSPDFGQATGAAVPLDDYGYSDYR, from the coding sequence GTGCTAGACGTCAACTTCTTCGATGAACTCCGTATCGGTCTCGCGACCGCGGACGACATCCGCAACTGGTCATTCGGCGAGGTCAAGAAGCCCGAGACCATCAACTACCGCACGCTGAAGCCGGAGAAGGACGGCCTGTTCTGCGAGAAGATCTTCGGACCGACTCGCGACTGGGAGTGCTACTGCGGCAAGTACAAGCGCGTCCGCTTCAAGGGCATCATCTGTGAGCGCTGCGGCGTCGAGGTCACTCGCGCCAAGGTGCGTCGTGAGCGGATGGGCCACATCGAGTTGGCCGCACCCGTAACGCACATCTGGTACTTCAAGGGTGTGCCTTCGCGGCTGGGCTATCTGCTCGACCTGGCGCCGAAGGATCTCGAGAAGATCATCTACTTCGCCGCCTACGTCATCACCGCCGTCGACGACGAGATGCGCCACAACGAGCTGTCCACGCTGGAAGCCGAAATGGCCGTGGAGCGCAAGGCCGTTGAGGATCAGCGCGATCTCGATCTGGCCGAGCGGTCCCAGAAGCTCGAGGCCGACCTGGCCGAGCTGGAGAAGGAAGGCGCCAAGAGCGACGTGCGCCGCAAGGTGCGCGACGGTGGCGAGCGCGAGATGCGTCAGATCCGCGACCGGGCCCAGCGCGAGCTGGACCGGCTCGAGGAGATCTGGACCACCTTCACCAAGCTGGCGCCCAAGCAGCTCGTCGTCGATGAGGTGCTCTACCGGGAACTGCAGGACCGTTACGGCGAGTACTTCACCGGTGCGATGGGCGCCGAGGCGATCAAGAAGCTCATCGAGAACTTCGACATCGAGGCCGAGGCCGAGGAGCTGCGCGAGGTCATCCGAAGTGGCAAGGGGCAGAAGAAGCTCCGTGCGCTGAAGCGGCTCAAGGTGGTCGCGGCGTTCCAGCAGTCGAGCAACTCGCCGATGGGCATGGTGCTCGACGCCGTTCCGGTGATCCCGCCGGAGCTGCGCCCGATGGTGCAGCTCGATGGTGGCCGGTTCGCGACGTCGGACCTCAACGACCTGTACCGCCGCGTGATCAACCGCAACAACCGGTTGAAGCGACTGATCGATCTCGGCGCGCCGGAGATCATCGTCAACAACGAGAAGCGCATGCTGCAGGAGTCGGTGGACGCGCTGTTCGACAACGGCCGCCGCGGCCGTCCGGTCACCGGACCGGGCAACCGTCCGCTCAAGTCGCTGTCGGATCTGTTGAAGGGCAAGCAGGGTCGGTTCCGCCAGAACCTGCTCGGTAAGCGCGTCGACTACTCCGGCCGTTCGGTCATCGTGGTCGGCCCGCAGCTCAAGCTGCACCAGTGCGGTCTGCCCAAGCTGATGGCTCTGGAGCTGTTCAAGCCGTTCGTGATGAAGCGTCTGGTGGATCTCAACCACGCGCAGAACATCAAGAGCGCCAAGCGCATGGTCGAGCGTCAGCGTCCGCAGGTGTGGGATGTCCTCGAAGAGGTCATCGCCGAGCATCCGGTTCTGCTGAACCGTGCGCCGACGCTGCACCGCCTCGGTATTCAGGCCTTCGAGCCGCAGCTGGTGGAGGGCAAGGCCATTCAGCTGCACCCGTTGGTCTGCGAGGCGTTCAACGCCGACTTCGACGGTGACCAGATGGCCGTGCACCTTCCGCTGTCGGCGGAGGCGCAGGCCGAGGCACGCATCCTGATGCTGTCGTCGAACAACATCCTGTCCCCGGCGTCGGGTCGGCCGTTGGCCATGCCGCGTCTGGACATGGTGACCGGCCTGTTCTACCTGACGACGATGATCGAGGGCGATGCCGGCGAGTACACGCCTGCCGCCAAGGATCAGCCGGAGACCGGTGTGTACAGCTCGCCCGCCGAGGCCATCATGGCGATGGACCGCGGTGCGCTGTCGGTGCGGGCCAAGATCCGCGTGCGGTTGACGCAGCTGCGTCCGTCCGCCGATCTGGAAGCCGAGCTGTTTCCGGAGGGCTGGAAGCCGGGCGACGCCTGGACCGCGGAAACCACGCTGGGCCGGGTGATGTTCAACGAGCTTCTGCCGCACGGCTATCCGTTCGTCAACGAGCAGATGCACAAGAAGGTCCAGGCGCGGATCGTCAACGATCTCGCCGAGCGCTACCCCATGATCGTGGTCGCGCAGACCGTGGACAAGCTCAAGGACGCCGGCTTCTACTGGGCCACCCGTTCGGGTGTCACTGTGTCGATGGCCGATGTGTTGGTGCCACCGCAGAAGCAGGAGATCCTGGACCGCTACGAGAAGGAAGCCGACCAGATCGAGAAGAAGTACCAGCGCGGTGCTCTCAACCACGACGAGCGCAACGACGCACTGGTCAAGATCTGGCAGGACGCCACCGAAGAGGTCGGCGAGGCGCTGCGGGCGCACTACCCGAAGGACAACCCGATCATCACGATCGTCGACTCGGGTGCCACGGGTAACTTCACGCAGACCAGGACCCTGGCCGGCATGAAGGGTCTGGTGACCAACCCGAAGGGTGAGTTCATCCCGCGTCCGATCAAGTCCTCGTTCCGCGAGGGCCTGACGGTGCTGGAGTACTTCATCAACACCCACGGTGCCCGAAAGGGCCTGGCGGACACCGCTCTTCGTACCGCCGACTCGGGTTACCTGACCCGTCGTCTGGTCGACGTGAGCCAAGACGTCATCGTTCGCGAGACCGACTGCGAGACCGAGCGCGGCATCAACGTCACGCTGGCCGAGCTGCAGGGCTCCGGAAAAGACGCAGCCTTGGTGCGCGATCAGCACATCGAGACGTCGGCCTACGCGCGGACGCTGGCCACCGACGCCGTCGACAAGGACGGCAACGTGGTCGTCGAGCGCGGTCACGACCTGGGCGACCCGGCGATCGAGGCGCTGCTGGCCGCGGGCATCACCGAGGTGAAGGTCCGCTCCGTGCTGACCTGTGCCACGGGCACCGGCGTGTGCGCGATGTGTTACGGCCGCTCGATGGCGACGGGCAAGCTCGTCGACATCGGTGAGGCCGTCGGCATCGTCGCCGCGCAGTCCATCGGCGAGCCCGGCACGCAGCTGACCATGCGCACGTTCCACCAGGGCGGCGTCGGTGAGGACATCACTGGTGGTCTGCCTCGCGTGCAGGAGCTGTTCGAGGCCCGCATCCCGCGGAACAAGGCGCCGATCGCCGACGTCACCGGCCGGGTGCAACTCGAGGAGGGCGAGCGCTTCTACAAGATCACCATCGTTCCCGACGATGGCGGCGAAGAAGTGGTGTACGACAAGCTCTCCCGTCGTCAGCGCCTGAAGGTGTTCAAGCACGACGACGGCACCGAGCGCCTGCTCGCCGACGGCGACCACGTCGAGGTGGGGCAGCAGCTGATGGAAGGTGCTGCCGACCCGCACGAGGTGCTGCGTGTCCAGGGCCCCCGCGAGGTGCAGATCCACCTCGTCAAGGAGGTCCAGGAGGTCTACCGCGCTCAGGGCGTGTCGATCCACGACAAGCACATCGAGGTCATCGTCCGGCAGATGCTGCGTCGCGTCACGATCATCGACTCGGGCAGCACGGAGTTCCTGCCCGGCTCGCTGACCGAACGTGGCGAGTTCGAGACCGAGAACCGTCGGGTGGTCGCCGAGGGCGGCGAGCCCGCGGCCGGTCGTCCGGTGCTGATGGGTATCACGAAGGCGTCGCTGGCCACCGATTCGTGGCTGTCGGCGGCGTCGTTCCAGGAGACCACCCGCGTGCTCACCGATGCGGCGATCAACTGCCGCAGCGACAAGCTGCAGGGTCTGAAGGAGAACGTGATCATCGGCAAGCTGATCCCGGCCGGTACCGGTATCAACCGCTACCGCAACATCCAGGTGCAGCCGACCGAAGAAGCCCGCGCTGCGGCGTACACGATCCCGTCTTACGAGGATCAGTACTACAGCCCGGACTTCGGCCAGGCCACCGGTGCCGCGGTGCCGTTGGACGACTACGGCTACAGCGACTATCGGTAG